In Pseudopipra pipra isolate bDixPip1 chromosome 5, bDixPip1.hap1, whole genome shotgun sequence, the following proteins share a genomic window:
- the SMKR1 gene encoding small lysine-rich protein 1 — translation MADKAKPKGGKGKPQKKEKAVVKEVDVLGPAAMLNAYYISHNVAAFLEFRGYPWPGSPKKKGKKK, via the exons ATG GCAGACAAAGCCAAGCCCAAGGGTGGCAAAGGGAAGCCCCAGAAGAAGGAGAAGGCGGTGGTGAAGGAGGTGGACGTGCTGGGCCCCGCCGCCATGCTCAACGCCTACTACATCTCCCACAACGTCGCTGCCTTCCTCGAGTTCCGGGGCTACCCCTGGCCTGGCTCTCCcaaaaagaaggggaagaagaagtgA